A stretch of the Luteimonas sp. JM171 genome encodes the following:
- a CDS encoding RNA polymerase sigma factor translates to MDDARPGPRSADAPAQSLEAFLASVRGRAFRFAEVGLRSRDDALDAVQDAMTRMLGYADRPEGEWTALFWTILRSRIIDLQRRRTFRLGWMTSADGHEAGSVDWADSGPGPSRTHDGREAWTRLAAALRGLPRRQREAFTLRVLEELDVATTARVMGCSEGSVKTHLSRARSALQKQLEEFR, encoded by the coding sequence ATGGACGACGCCCGCCCTGGTCCCCGCAGCGCCGACGCCCCCGCCCAGTCCCTGGAGGCGTTCCTGGCGTCGGTGCGGGGGCGCGCCTTCCGGTTCGCCGAAGTGGGCCTTCGCAGCCGCGACGACGCGCTGGACGCGGTCCAGGACGCCATGACCCGGATGCTTGGATATGCCGACCGGCCCGAGGGGGAATGGACGGCCCTGTTCTGGACGATCCTGCGCAGCCGCATCATCGACCTGCAGCGCCGGCGGACCTTCCGGCTCGGCTGGATGACCAGCGCCGACGGCCACGAAGCCGGAAGCGTGGACTGGGCCGATTCCGGGCCGGGGCCCTCGCGCACCCACGATGGCCGCGAAGCCTGGACCCGCCTGGCGGCCGCCCTGCGCGGGCTGCCGCGCCGCCAGCGCGAGGCCTTCACGCTGCGGGTGCTTGAAGAACTGGACGTGGCGACCACCGCGCGGGTGATGGGCTGCAGCGAGGGGTCGGTCAAAACGCACCTGTCGCGCGCGCGCAGCGCGCTGCAAAAACAACTGGAGGAATTCCGATGA
- a CDS encoding DUF3106 domain-containing protein, producing the protein MKIPTTAFTIILAGSLFAAPALAQPGAPLPEWDQLTPAQRDALVSTVRDRWNDAPERRERMLRHAERWQQMTPEERRSAHHGMKRWRDMSPERRERARAIYQRMRELPPEERAAMRERWKDMSAQERRAWLEQEQPER; encoded by the coding sequence ATGAAGATCCCCACCACCGCCTTCACCATCATCCTCGCCGGGTCGCTGTTCGCGGCACCGGCCCTGGCCCAACCGGGCGCGCCGCTCCCCGAATGGGACCAGCTCACCCCGGCCCAGCGGGATGCCCTCGTATCCACCGTGCGCGACCGCTGGAACGATGCGCCGGAACGCCGCGAACGCATGCTGCGGCATGCCGAGCGCTGGCAGCAGATGACGCCGGAGGAGCGCCGCAGCGCCCACCACGGAATGAAACGCTGGCGCGACATGAGCCCGGAGCGCCGCGAACGGGCGCGTGCCATCTACCAGCGCATGCGCGAGCTGCCGCCCGAGGAGCGCGCGGCCATGCGCGAGCGCTGGAAGGACATGAGCGCGCAGGAGCGCCGCGCGTGGCTGGAGCAGGAACAGCCGGAGCGATAG
- a CDS encoding NAD(P) transhydrogenase subunit alpha: MSLTIGVARETAQGERRVAVTPETCRKLVAEGARVQIERGSGAGAHFPDRAYADAGATLVDSAAAALNDADLVLCVQPPAARTIPQLKQGSALVGILQPQSDPARAQALSARGIVSFPLERLPRTTRAQAMDVLSSQAGMAGYKAVLAAAWLAPRFFPMLTTAAGTIRPSKVLVIGAGVAGLQAIATARRLGAQVEGFDVRPETREQIESLGGRFLDLGVSAVGEGGYARQLTDGERAEQQRRLGEHLKGIDVIVSTAAVPGRPAPKIVTAAMVDGMKPGAVVVDLAAETGGNCELTRPGETIEHGGVTITGPLGLASQGAQHASEMYARNVLNFARLLIVEGRLAFDWEDELLARTVWPEREAAPSGEPGAT; encoded by the coding sequence ATGAGCCTGACGATCGGTGTCGCGCGCGAAACCGCGCAAGGGGAGCGGCGGGTTGCCGTTACGCCCGAAACCTGCCGGAAGCTGGTTGCCGAGGGCGCGCGGGTCCAGATCGAGCGCGGCAGCGGCGCTGGCGCGCACTTCCCGGACCGGGCCTACGCGGATGCGGGCGCGACGCTGGTTGATTCGGCGGCCGCCGCGCTCAACGATGCCGATCTGGTGCTGTGCGTGCAGCCGCCCGCCGCCAGGACGATCCCGCAGTTGAAGCAGGGTTCGGCGCTGGTGGGGATCCTGCAGCCCCAGTCCGATCCCGCCCGTGCCCAGGCGCTCTCCGCGCGCGGCATCGTCAGCTTCCCGCTCGAGCGGCTGCCGCGGACCACCCGCGCGCAGGCCATGGACGTGCTCAGTTCGCAGGCCGGGATGGCAGGCTACAAGGCCGTGCTGGCCGCGGCCTGGCTGGCGCCCCGGTTCTTCCCGATGCTCACCACCGCAGCGGGGACCATCCGCCCCTCGAAGGTGCTGGTGATCGGTGCCGGGGTGGCCGGCTTGCAGGCGATTGCCACCGCCCGGCGGCTGGGCGCCCAGGTGGAAGGTTTTGACGTGCGCCCGGAAACGCGCGAGCAGATCGAATCCCTCGGCGGCCGCTTCCTCGACCTGGGCGTGAGCGCGGTGGGCGAGGGCGGCTATGCGCGCCAGCTGACCGACGGGGAACGCGCTGAACAGCAGCGGCGGCTGGGCGAACACCTCAAGGGCATCGACGTGATCGTGAGCACGGCCGCGGTGCCGGGGCGGCCCGCGCCGAAGATCGTCACCGCAGCCATGGTGGACGGGATGAAGCCGGGCGCTGTGGTGGTGGACCTGGCCGCCGAGACCGGCGGCAACTGCGAGCTCACGCGCCCGGGTGAAACCATCGAGCACGGCGGCGTCACCATCACCGGGCCGCTGGGCCTGGCCAGCCAGGGGGCCCAGCACGCCAGCGAGATGTATGCCCGCAACGTGCTGAATTTCGCCCGCCTGCTGATCGTCGAAGGGCGGCTGGCTTTTGACTGGGAGGATGAACTCCTGGCCAGGACGGTCTGGCCCGAGCGCGAAGCGGCGCCGTCCGGGGAGCCGGGCGCCACCTGA
- a CDS encoding DUF1631 family protein — protein sequence MLQGEGDVVQSGGGQFGARERHGHAQLVASLGQGMLGLLQPLLLESITAERNLLMRTIAEGSAPADAAEDLANLNIMGGAITDYERRWRSRFGRPAQAWPRAAESARAAFSLVSDDELQGQLIGQPAIESLDRRHADVLDTLQKRLWMLAAELGAQQWPDNPFSPRYVVEAFLDTFTPGDCGARLRGSLLRTYGRLAGPRLGEAYDWLNRQLAEAGVALAAGNDFATLAATTVSAQRQAVDAAKLQVWGEDNAVAPVRPGGREAGSHDARHGDAVRGTALRHAARMRRAQQRGPVAPGVRMLGDEEFLAVLSLLQVEPASLQPAEEGHAAAARRALAKTAGNLGIDSSTAAPSDTQEDAIDVVGGLFDALAAGHLLQAGARQALAALVLPYLRLALEEPRLFEREQPPAMRLLSRLLELWDGNGRATAIEEQLHAIADEAAREVVAEYHGERKVFDDALARLESALAPLWRRTSLVERRTWQAIEGGERLEAARAEADRALDARLANCALLPEVAGFLGGHWRQSLVQAWLRAGAGSDRFAEVAAVGDALVRLDALAATGEGAAVASALIDLQPRLHACCLASGLDAQAAEAVIAGLVAALARPDAARLPQERSRATVGTGEALPDGGTVAGAGAEALEPDRRFVQPGGEDPPRALRLAWRSPLSGNLLLVNAQGAREYLLEPAALAAMLADGSLLCRPAGDPVEAALQYLDRG from the coding sequence ATGCTGCAGGGGGAGGGGGACGTGGTCCAGTCCGGGGGTGGCCAATTCGGGGCGCGCGAGAGGCACGGCCACGCCCAGCTTGTCGCATCGCTTGGCCAGGGCATGCTCGGCCTGCTGCAGCCGCTGCTGCTCGAAAGCATCACCGCCGAGCGCAACCTGCTGATGCGCACGATCGCCGAAGGGTCGGCGCCCGCAGATGCCGCCGAAGATCTTGCCAACCTCAACATCATGGGCGGCGCCATCACCGATTACGAGCGCCGCTGGCGCAGCCGGTTTGGCCGCCCCGCGCAAGCGTGGCCCCGGGCTGCGGAGAGTGCCCGGGCCGCCTTCAGCCTGGTCTCGGACGACGAGCTGCAGGGCCAGCTGATCGGCCAGCCCGCCATCGAATCGCTTGACCGCCGGCATGCCGACGTCCTCGACACCCTCCAGAAGCGGCTGTGGATGCTGGCCGCGGAGCTGGGCGCGCAGCAGTGGCCGGACAATCCGTTCTCCCCCCGCTACGTGGTGGAGGCGTTCCTGGACACGTTCACCCCCGGTGACTGCGGTGCGCGGCTGCGGGGCAGCCTGCTGCGGACCTACGGACGCCTGGCGGGGCCCCGCCTGGGCGAAGCGTACGACTGGCTCAACCGGCAGCTCGCGGAAGCGGGCGTTGCGCTGGCCGCAGGCAACGATTTCGCGACCCTGGCCGCCACCACCGTGAGCGCGCAGCGCCAGGCGGTGGATGCGGCGAAATTGCAGGTCTGGGGTGAAGACAATGCGGTGGCCCCGGTCCGTCCGGGTGGACGGGAAGCGGGATCCCACGACGCCCGCCACGGCGACGCCGTGCGCGGGACGGCGCTTCGCCATGCCGCGAGAATGCGGCGCGCGCAGCAGCGGGGGCCTGTGGCGCCCGGCGTGCGCATGCTTGGCGACGAAGAGTTCCTGGCGGTGCTGTCGCTGCTCCAGGTCGAGCCGGCGTCGCTGCAGCCCGCCGAGGAGGGGCATGCCGCGGCGGCACGGCGGGCCCTGGCGAAAACAGCGGGGAACTTGGGCATCGACAGTTCCACCGCAGCGCCTTCGGACACGCAGGAGGACGCCATTGATGTGGTCGGCGGCCTGTTTGACGCTCTCGCAGCCGGGCACTTGTTGCAAGCCGGGGCCCGCCAGGCGCTTGCCGCCCTGGTGTTGCCGTACCTGCGCCTGGCGCTGGAGGAGCCGCGGCTGTTCGAACGCGAACAGCCGCCGGCGATGCGGTTGCTGTCGCGGCTGCTCGAGCTGTGGGACGGCAACGGCCGCGCCACCGCGATCGAGGAGCAGCTGCATGCGATTGCCGACGAAGCCGCCCGCGAGGTGGTGGCTGAATATCACGGCGAGCGCAAGGTTTTCGATGACGCACTCGCCAGGCTCGAATCGGCGCTCGCGCCCCTGTGGCGGCGAACCTCGCTGGTGGAACGCAGGACCTGGCAGGCGATCGAGGGCGGCGAGCGGCTCGAAGCCGCCCGCGCGGAGGCGGACCGGGCGCTCGACGCGCGCCTGGCCAATTGCGCCCTGCTGCCGGAAGTGGCCGGGTTCCTCGGCGGGCACTGGCGCCAGTCGCTGGTGCAGGCGTGGTTGCGCGCTGGCGCCGGCTCGGATCGCTTTGCCGAGGTGGCCGCGGTGGGCGATGCGCTCGTGCGCCTGGATGCGTTGGCCGCGACGGGCGAGGGCGCGGCCGTGGCCTCGGCGCTGATCGACCTGCAGCCGCGGCTCCACGCGTGCTGCCTGGCCAGCGGGCTGGACGCGCAGGCGGCCGAGGCGGTGATCGCTGGACTGGTGGCCGCCCTTGCCCGGCCGGATGCGGCCAGGCTGCCGCAAGAGCGGTCCCGCGCGACCGTGGGCACCGGCGAAGCCCTGCCCGATGGCGGGACGGTCGCCGGCGCAGGTGCCGAAGCACTGGAGCCTGACCGGAGGTTCGTCCAGCCCGGCGGGGAGGATCCGCCGCGAGCGCTCAGGCTCGCCTGGCGCAGCCCGCTCAGCGGCAACCTGCTACTGGTGAATGCACAGGGTGCTCGCGAATACCTGCTCGAACCGGCCGCGCTGGCGGCGATGCTGGCCGATGGAAGCCTGCTGTGCCGGCCGGCCGGGGATCCGGTGGAGGCGGCGCTGCAGTACCTGGATCGCGGCTGA
- a CDS encoding DUF1631 family protein, with protein sequence MASRDDIAEIPRPRPNPGSRDAERLLERLKREAVTELVGVLSGFWSSIEEQVRLAALAGHDFSAAQEDRVAVLALSHRALELATRYREAVEAAFEYWREPGVEPERPQDLELMSEGELETHLAGQQIIELLEHQFLHPLAQLDERLEALAASIGIEGNPRNPLRPEVAVSAFVELFEADDLTPGLRTMVFQQFDKRLPKILGEVYSKANATLAEAEYGGQARGYRPRTSRPGGRPQARTAEDRGQWVPDGGLVESTGGAGAGAGSGPGASSGPASGGYGGGGHAGTPGPSASGPVAADGHDGQPLRYRDIVREHLRAWRARGGMHAVPAGEEDASVADEVDALAQAAADAAGDVLETEDMLNIASLLQGADPTPYARVLAGEDKRALADVIRTEILGGVEQLGLDPSTTRFAADEEDAIDLVGILFQSLCEANDLLQRARSMYGRLVVPYVKVALTDDSMFNRRSHPARRLLDALTEACDGNTGQSPQDRETLERAEHAVDRVVEEYQDDQAIFELAATELRDQLDQQRRRTEVAEKRVAEAIHGRERLQAARRNAESLVASRLAGRPLTQPIAHFIDEHWRHYLTQTWLRDGPESERHRRAIGLGDAMVQVDADAAQVRGSAVAAQLLALQAPLGECYTSCGLDAEGARDALARIISALAMPDTPRSTHEPRGGLPDDAVGDDEGGVPLRLAGGLDSVEHDPAIAARMRRLRVGQGLRLIDRHGRESAARIAWISPLTSRFLIVNRRGVRQMVVSPEELAVLVANGRAQVRSVDAPFDEAMKQLWQRLNQSPAPTRRAANSG encoded by the coding sequence ATGGCGTCCAGAGACGACATCGCAGAAATCCCGCGTCCGCGCCCCAACCCGGGCAGCAGGGACGCCGAGCGCCTGCTCGAGCGCCTCAAGCGCGAGGCCGTGACCGAGCTGGTGGGCGTGCTGTCGGGGTTCTGGAGTTCGATCGAGGAACAGGTGCGGCTGGCCGCCCTGGCCGGACACGATTTCAGCGCCGCCCAGGAGGACCGGGTCGCGGTGCTTGCCCTGAGCCACCGCGCGCTGGAGCTGGCCACCCGCTACCGGGAGGCGGTGGAAGCCGCGTTTGAGTACTGGCGCGAACCTGGCGTGGAGCCCGAGCGTCCCCAGGACCTGGAGCTGATGTCGGAGGGTGAGCTGGAGACCCACCTGGCCGGCCAGCAGATCATCGAGCTGCTCGAGCACCAGTTCCTGCACCCGCTGGCCCAGCTCGACGAGCGCCTGGAGGCGCTGGCGGCGAGCATCGGCATCGAGGGCAACCCGCGCAACCCGCTGCGCCCGGAGGTGGCGGTTTCGGCGTTCGTGGAACTGTTCGAGGCCGACGACCTCACGCCCGGGCTGCGCACGATGGTGTTCCAGCAGTTCGACAAGCGCCTGCCGAAGATCCTGGGCGAGGTCTATTCCAAGGCCAATGCCACGCTGGCCGAAGCCGAGTATGGCGGCCAGGCGCGGGGCTACCGGCCGCGCACCAGCCGCCCGGGCGGCCGTCCGCAGGCACGTACCGCCGAGGACCGTGGCCAGTGGGTGCCCGATGGCGGGCTGGTGGAATCCACTGGCGGCGCAGGCGCCGGTGCCGGCTCCGGTCCGGGGGCCTCGTCCGGCCCGGCCAGCGGCGGCTATGGCGGGGGCGGCCACGCTGGCACGCCCGGGCCCAGTGCAAGCGGACCCGTGGCCGCGGATGGGCATGACGGCCAGCCGCTGCGCTATCGCGACATCGTGCGCGAGCATCTGCGGGCTTGGCGCGCGCGCGGGGGCATGCATGCGGTTCCGGCCGGCGAGGAGGACGCCAGCGTCGCCGACGAGGTGGACGCGCTGGCGCAGGCCGCCGCCGATGCCGCCGGCGACGTGCTTGAAACCGAGGACATGCTCAACATCGCCTCGCTGCTGCAGGGCGCGGACCCCACGCCGTATGCGCGGGTGCTCGCAGGCGAGGACAAGCGTGCGCTGGCGGACGTGATCCGCACCGAGATCCTGGGCGGCGTGGAGCAGCTGGGGCTGGATCCGAGCACCACGCGCTTTGCCGCCGACGAGGAGGATGCGATCGATCTGGTCGGCATCCTGTTCCAGTCGCTGTGCGAGGCCAACGACCTCCTGCAGCGGGCGCGCTCCATGTACGGCCGCCTGGTGGTGCCGTACGTGAAGGTGGCGCTCACCGACGACTCCATGTTCAACCGCCGCAGCCATCCCGCGCGCCGGCTGCTGGACGCGCTGACCGAAGCCTGTGATGGCAACACCGGCCAGAGCCCTCAGGACCGCGAGACGCTCGAGCGCGCCGAGCACGCGGTGGACCGGGTGGTGGAGGAGTACCAGGACGACCAGGCCATCTTCGAGCTGGCTGCGACCGAGCTTCGCGACCAGCTCGACCAGCAGCGGCGCCGCACCGAAGTGGCCGAGAAGCGGGTGGCCGAGGCCATCCACGGGCGCGAGCGGCTGCAGGCGGCCCGCCGCAATGCCGAGAGCCTTGTGGCCTCGCGCCTGGCCGGCCGTCCGCTGACCCAGCCCATCGCGCATTTCATCGATGAACATTGGCGGCACTACCTCACCCAGACCTGGCTGCGCGACGGGCCGGAGTCCGAGCGCCATCGCCGGGCCATCGGCCTGGGCGATGCCATGGTCCAGGTGGATGCCGATGCCGCCCAGGTCCGCGGCTCCGCGGTGGCCGCCCAGCTGCTGGCGCTGCAGGCGCCCCTGGGCGAGTGCTACACCAGCTGCGGGCTCGATGCCGAGGGCGCGCGCGACGCGCTGGCGCGGATCATCTCGGCCCTGGCGATGCCCGACACCCCGCGTTCCACCCACGAACCGCGCGGCGGTTTGCCGGACGATGCCGTCGGCGACGACGAAGGCGGCGTGCCGCTGCGGCTGGCCGGCGGCCTGGACAGCGTTGAACACGACCCGGCGATCGCCGCGCGCATGCGGCGCCTGCGCGTTGGCCAGGGGTTGCGCCTGATCGACCGCCACGGCCGCGAGTCCGCGGCGCGGATCGCCTGGATCAGTCCGCTGACCTCCCGTTTCCTCATCGTCAACCGCCGCGGCGTGCGCCAGATGGTGGTCTCCCCCGAGGAGCTGGCGGTGCTGGTGGCCAACGGGCGTGCCCAGGTGCGTTCGGTCGATGCGCCGTTCGACGAAGCCATGAAGCAGCTCTGGCAGCGGCTCAACCAGTCCCCGGCGCCAACCCGGCGCGCTGCCAATTCCGGCTGA
- a CDS encoding nitroreductase: protein MSPVSNECNGQGPLATRRSIPARLLESPGPGRETLLRMLRTAVRVPDHGRRVPFRFLTIQGDARDRLGEKVEQIARERNPDTPPPVLEKDRQRFSRAPLVVAVVAVLDPEDEKIPEQERLLSAGCVCFSLLVAAQAEGFGAQWLTGWPAYDPDVLAHLGLSADERIAGFIHIGTPAGEAVERERPDPEALLDDWQP from the coding sequence GTGAGCCCCGTCTCAAATGAATGCAATGGCCAGGGCCCCCTGGCCACCCGGCGCTCGATCCCTGCGCGCCTGCTCGAAAGCCCCGGCCCAGGCCGCGAAACCCTGCTGCGGATGCTCCGCACCGCGGTGCGCGTGCCCGATCACGGCCGGCGGGTTCCGTTCCGCTTCCTCACCATCCAGGGCGATGCCCGGGACCGGCTGGGTGAAAAGGTGGAACAGATCGCGCGCGAGCGCAATCCGGACACGCCCCCACCGGTGCTGGAGAAGGACCGCCAGCGGTTCTCGCGGGCGCCGCTGGTGGTGGCGGTGGTTGCGGTGCTGGACCCCGAGGATGAGAAGATCCCGGAGCAGGAGCGCCTGCTCTCTGCCGGCTGCGTGTGCTTCTCGCTGCTGGTGGCGGCCCAGGCCGAGGGCTTCGGCGCGCAGTGGCTGACAGGCTGGCCAGCCTACGACCCCGATGTCCTCGCCCACCTGGGCCTTTCGGCCGATGAACGCATCGCCGGCTTCATCCACATCGGCACGCCGGCCGGCGAGGCCGTCGAACGGGAGCGCCCGGACCCGGAGGCCCTGCTGGACGACTGGCAGCCGTGA